Below is a genomic region from Aquila chrysaetos chrysaetos chromosome 13, bAquChr1.4, whole genome shotgun sequence.
TGCTCTACAATcgctcatttttttttaagtttaattaGTTTAATTCTAGTCAGATGTAATAACTCCTCATTTCAATATGTTGTAATTCACTAATTATAGCTTTCACATATTGGGACTGTGAAACTCATTCCAGTTGGATTggaattctgtttaaaaataaataaaattgtagAAAGTTTCACTAATGTTTTAAAGTCCTCCTGCCAGGGAGAGCATGCTAAACTTCTTCACCTTTACAAATGTCTTAACAGCACACAAACTACTGTTGTGCTTCAATTTTGATCTATGCAAATGTTTTGGGGCTGAACAAGGCTATTTTTCTTGAGATGCAAAGAGGATGCATGACAAAGGAAGACCATGCAGAAAAACAATTCGCTGTCTGTTTCTTTTGGAATTTGAATAAAACTTAATATTTGATTAAACAGATTAGTTTGCAAAGATACAGACTGCATTCATGACCAAGATGGGAATTCATGCTGCAGGTGCATCTTATCTTGTTTAGCAACATACGCAAACATTAACCATTTCCTTCTGCAATTCAGCAAAGAACTATCAGATACATTTTATAAgcattggttaaaaaaaaaaagaacaaaaccccaaaacccgAAAGCCAGGCTAGTTCAGTGTTTTAGCTTACTACTAAAACCTGAACTTGGCTGTATCTGCTAGTCTTATGTTCTCATCCTGGCTGTATTGTCCAGGAAAACAGATGTTGctttctgcagggaagaaagaTCTGCTTCTCTCAAGAAATATATTCCCTATATGTGCACATTCAAccatgtaaaataaaagcaccACAACAGAATCGaccacaaacaaaccaacctccACACTGCGCCTTTCCCTGGAAACTGTAAGCTACCTGGACAAACAAGCCACTGCTAGAAAAAAACATCCATCCCCACAGCTGAGCCGTATACCACGGTACACGTTGAGCAGAAGTGCTACTGAATAAATCTGTTTGTCCCAACAGGTCTGTACCTAAACCCAAATGAAACTGCAGCCTGCAATAGCATCTAGGTGGGAAAGTCAGAGTGCTTTCACAATGGCGGGGAAGAAGCGGggcaaggaagaaggaagggaatcACTCTAGCACTCGGCGTTTCCCCTGGCTAAGCCTCAGCGCAGCAGGGGACTCTTGCACCCCTGTTTCGGCAGAAGCAACAAGCTCCATTAGCAACCGCCACTGAGAACGagcaggagaaaggggaagaaatggCAGGGGCGAGGGAGGGATGCTCCACAGGTGGAGAGGATCAAGTGCAGCCCTAGAAGTACTCCTGGTTCACACGCTTGGCATTTTTCACCTCtgctcactcctctcccagGATGGGAGATCTACATTTATACCAAAACAATTAGTATGCCACTGTACTCTTTGGTAGAAATTACTTAATTGCCCTGGCCTGAGTCTTGCCCTTGGCTGCCACTCCTGTTGACCTCGGGACTGCCTTCCGAGCATCGCAGCTTGCATTTCAATACGCAGGAGAGATTTTCAGTTTGGAACTCCAAAAGTAACTGGCGGTAACTGTGCATGATGCTGCCTTTAGACCGACTGCTCTGTTTTGCCATACAGTGTATATGGCAAGGAGAAGATTTCCGTGCTACCAATGCAGCAGAGAGATCCTCTTTTCGGAAAGAGGTCCCTCAAACATCGTGTCCACTACCAGCTGGCTCTCAAAACCACCAACAGCTAAGGAAGGTGTTTTCAAACCGTGAACACTTCCCCCTATGGAAATGGGACTACTCATACAGCTCAGACAGCAGCAATTCTCAACTCAGGCTTCACCTAAGTTAGATCAAAGACTTGATGGAAAGTCCAGGTAACCAGCGGGTCTCGagccctgccagcaccctcCTGAGGATTTAACATGTCTACAGAAACTGTGGCTAAATTAATCTAAAACCACCAGAGTTATTAATCGTCTAGAAGATACCCAGTGATGGGGCGCAGCCTCGAGCATCTGCCTTCACATGATACTCCTGGAAAGGGAACAAGTTCCTCAGCATCGCTACCATCACTCAGGGAGGGGCAGAGTTATTCAGTCGCAATTAGTTTCATCAACTTGGGAATGACATTAGCTGCATCTCAGGCTCTGTGCTTGTGCTATTGCCTTCCGCTGGGGTCTTGGAGCTGGGAAAAAACGTCAATCTACCCTTCGTGCAAAATCCTCAATGTTAGCATCAGGCAGACATGGTATTTTATTCACTTTTAATACAACTgtacttggaagaaaaatcttttgacCAAAAAGCACATTAGGAGAAAAGATGGAAGGAGTGGGAGGTGTTattgctaaaaaagaaaaaaaaataaaaataaaatctagtactagtttccaggaaaaaaaaaagaaaatatcattacTATGTCTGGATATGCCTAAATAAAGGCAGAGatggattttttcccctaactAAAGCCTGCTATTGAGctaaaaagagagattttgttataatctgttttttaaGCAGGGGAAGTGTCCTGTAAATTTAATACAGCTgaagttttatatttaattgttCTCTCtagctttccaaaataatttgctttgtgTACGTTAGGACAAAAGATTTCTGTGTATGGCTGAACAGAGGTTAATCATGCATAGCAGGCAGCTGCACAAGGGCTGAGGAACAGACCTCTGGGTGGGGGAAAGAACTTGATGCAGCCTGAATATATCAGTACCTGTGTCTTTTGTGCTTCGTTTCCCTTACGCACTTGAGAGCTGAAGGCTCACGAATGACCGGACCGTGGCTCGCTGCGAAGCCCAGCCATGACACCATTAACACGGGGCGCGCGTTGAcctggcaggggagggaaaggaggtggCTGTGGCTCGAACGGTTTTCGTCCGAGGGCGATGCCCCCTCGATCACCTCCCCGCCGGGGGAAGCACCTGCCAGCCCAGGGAAACCCGCGGGCACCCAAGTCGTGGGCTCGGCTCGCTTTCCGACCCCACGGGACGGTCTGAAAGGCTTGGGGAGGGCCGGTGGCTTTTCTCTGTGAACACCGTGGCTGAAGGAGCGCCGTGAGTCAACGCCCAGCATTTTATTTGGCCTCGCCAAGCCCCCCACCTGCTCCCCCGCGAGCGCCCCGCTGCCCGGCGCCCAGGGGAAGCCCCGGGGCACGAGCGTGGCCCCTCGTCCTCCCCACCGGCCACCGCCGGCTAATCGCTCGTCTTTCGAAAAGGATATTGCACTTCCTGAATAGGGCGAGATTTCGGACATGTCTTGCAGGTCGCCGCACTCGGACTTTATGAGGGACAAGGAGAGGCCCTCGGCGGCGCTGGGGGGGTGGGCCGGCGAGCAGGGGTGGTGGTTCATGTGGTGCGACGACATCTTGGTCCTCAGGCTGGTGGTCTCCCGGGTCAGGTCGAGGGACTCGGGGGAGGCGCGCTCTTTCCCCGGGAAGGAGGCCGATGGGGCACCCAGGGGGCTCTGGAAGGGGTAGGCCATGAGGGGCAGCGGGAAGGGGTGGCggaaggaggaggtggagaagcCGGCGGTGGCCGAGAGCGGGGACTGGTGCAGGGAGGCGTGGTGGCcgccggccggcggggccgaGGCGGATTGGTCGGAGGAGTTTTTGCGGACGACGAGGGGCAGCGCCTCGGTTTGGTCGGTGGCGCCGGGCATGGGGACGCTGCCGAAGGTGTCGAGGGGGTTGGGAATGATGACGTCCCCGAAGCACTGCAGGCGCTGGTTGGCCGTGTGGAAGTTGTGGTTCTCCCCGTTGACAGCGAACCTCGCCTGCGGGATCTGGAGAGGCGGGAAGACCTGAGGAAGCTGGCGGGAGGGCTTGGACGAGAAGACCTTGACCACCGTGTCCACAACTTGCGACATGGCGGTGTTGAGCTCCTGCTTCAGCGTCTCGGCCAAGTGTTTGCCTTCGGGGTGGAAGGCATTCGGCCCTTGCTCCTTCTCCTTGGGACCTTCTCTTTTGGGCTTGTTCTCCGCGATCTCCTGCTCCCGGATGAGGGCCCGCGCCCGGTCGATGAACTGCCCCGGGTCCAGCTCGCACATCTCGTTGTCCGACCTGCCGACGGAGTCACCGGCCCTCGCGTCCATGGTTTCAGAGCGCATGCTGTCTTCAGACAGGTTGCCATCTTCATCATTTTCGGAGTCGGTGCTGTCGTAGATCTGGTAGAACTTCTCCTGCAGCTGGCgcagctgcttctgcatgtcctccagctgctgcttcagctgtcTGCGCTCCTCTCGCTTCTGCTCTTTCCTCGCTGAAACCAGCTGCTGGaaactctgctgctgctgttgcgGCAGCTTTTGCTTGcgtttgttttctctgtaactTTCTCGGGGACTCACAGACTGCGGAGCTATTTCTCTTTCGTTTTCATTGCCCCTTAATGCCACGCTGGGGGAATGGCTCATACCCCGAATTATATTCTCAACCCGGGCGCGTTTAGCTCTCAGGTGCTCGTCGCATAACCGATCCACATCAAACTGGCTCATAGTCGGCCTGCCAAAAGGGGAAAGACACTCTTGGGGGCTGTCTCTTGAAGAGTTGCTGCATACATCCTCCTGATGTACTTCTGAGCCTGTACTAGAGAGACCGCTGGCTTGGAAACTGGGCTCCGTGCCACCATTTTTgttcatgttatttttcaacAGCTGGGAAATTATGGTTGCTCCTGGAAAAGGCATCATGGCATCTTCATATGAGTTCGCCCTCTTCAGCAGCTTGCGGAGTACATTTGACTTTTCCCCATCTGCATGCTGCACCACTGAATACTCGACATCCTGCTCTGAACCTTGGGGATTCATGGCACTAAAAAACGTTGCTCTTGCCTTTGCAAAAAATGCAGATGCTGTCCCTACCGTCCTTTTCACTCCAATGTCAACTCTTCTTCTCTTGGTTTGCCTGCTTAAGAGGGCTGTGCTGTCATGGTCAGGCATCACTGGACTGTTATTGTGCCATCTTCAAAAGCTTGTCAGCTGGGCTCAGCTCAAGAATCCTGGGACCCTGGCCAACAGAACAAAAGGACTGATgaatcattttctttaaatttctccAAATTTCCTGACCTCAATcctgaataaaatgcaaaatgcatagGCTCTGGGATTTATGGCACATTACAATTATTGCAATTTATTATGCACTCtgcttgaaatgaaacatttttaaatatttctgctccACTGGTTTAAGATGgattaagatttaaaaaagcaaaaactgcttAAGCACCAGTAATATGATTCTCTTGCACAAATGCCTAAAATGATACTGTTTATCTTCAGAAGAAAGAGTAGATTAGAAGAACACAGCCTCTGACAACCAATTGATTAAATTTAGGGCATTGAGATACATGTTacaaaagaagatgaaagtACTCCTTATTTAAGATTTATTGTTAAAACAAGAAATTGTATaaaatttggattaaaaaaattcaattgCGATGTAAAAACCATAAttgtagttttgctttttaaagagagatAAAACTGGTAAATAAACATTCGAAGGTCAAAACAACAACTTTCACTTAATTGTAGGTAGGATAGTATATATGTAtgtgaaaggcaaagaaatcaTAGATGCATTTAGGCttacactggggaaaaaaacccctctcaaATCATTAGGGAACATTtattcagcaaagcaaaaatgcattaaaatattttatggtcGGGCTTATAATATTTACAGAGATGTTATCAAATAAAGGCCAAAATGTAGTTTGTTAACACAGCCTCGTATGTACGAGTGACTAGCCACGACAGTGTTTTGATTTCCCCACACATTCCTTCCCTTAACTTACATTCTCCAAGCAAGCCCTGCTACTAAAGGCTGAAGATTCTTTATTTCGTACACTGAAATACCTGATGTGAAATTTTTTGCATAGCAGAAAAGAGGCATGTTCAGTGTCACATCTCTCTGCTTTAGAAAAATGCCCaagaacagtatttcaaatGGACAGTGAAGCCCTTCTTACACGTAACATTTTGAATACACAGAATCTTACTTCCTGTGACATgcagaaaagatgagaaaaaatatggaaagatgaaagaaataacaTCAATCAGCTGCGTGAGAAAGGAAGATACCTTCTCTTTATATGAACTCTCATTGTTTCCCAGGAACACAGCATAAAAAGATAACACACTTCCTTGCATTTTGTAAAAGGCTCTTGACATAATTTGTGACTTATTAACTAGTGATGCTAAACTCACTTTGCACATAAAGCACTAGACactctttcctgtttcttaaaatttaacactgaggaaaattaaaatatttttcatgcgACGCTTATCTAATATTAAACTTTACATTTGCTTAACAGAGCACAATCTTCACAATAACAGGGTATATTGCCAAAGGCAGCATGCAGACTTTTTGGAATTGCTCCCATCTCTTTCGGTTCACCTGTAAAAACATCTACGTGCTCCCTAGGACTGCATCTGTGGCTAGTTTTAAAGAATGACTATCCATGCAAATAGGCATAATTTCAGCATGAAATAATCTGTAAAATCAAGACAGTAGTCAATGCTTAGTTTGCAaccaggatgaaaaaaaaaaagcttttaatacTTAGAAACATCATGTTTATTCTGCAGCCTTTGCCCACGTATTCTGGATGTACTAAAAGAATTTTCAGAGATTTCGTGTCAGAGACAGTTATGCTAGGGACATGATGTTTGTTTACATTACTGGCTCCTTGCATACAGGAAACCAAAgaatgataaaaattaaaaaaaaaaaaagtgtcatgaATTCAGATGGGAAATCCAGAGCCTTACACTGTTATCAGGTCACTGTCTTCACAGATCATTCCTTATCAAGAGGCACGTTAAGCAAATGAAGTTTGGCTACCTCACGATAATAATGAGATAACAAGGAGTTCTGTTGCAGGGGCCCAATTCTACCACCTGCACACCAGGCAGCATCTCACCCTGCAAGAAAGTCCCCTGGAGTCCAGGGATACCAAAATCCTGTTACGTGCAAGTGGTAGGATCAGGCCCTGCTTGGCAGTGCGTGTTGTAAAAGACCGtctcctgctttctctccaTGAATCCAAATGGAGTTTTTCAGAGGGCAGAATCAGGCTCTTACAATTAGGTCTTCATCTAAAAAATATCCGAGGAATTGGGATTTCAGAAGGATTGGGTTTGTAAATAAACGGCCAAGTCCTCAGGGGGTGGAAAGGGGCGACCGCCACCGGAGTTTTTAAGCAGGCGATACTGGCACAGAATAAACCAGGGTCAAGGTTGACCTTTCAGTCTAGTGGTGTGCATTTGAAAGCGATATAAACTAGTCGCACGATAACCGAAAGAGGTCTTGCTTACTGCATGTAAGATATTCTAAAGGCATTCTCCATAAAGATAATACTTgccaataggaaaaaaaccaccccaccaacACCGAAAACCTTCAcgcttttccttccttttctgtagtCAAGTTATGCTTGATTGAGATCCAGCAATAAGTTCCCAGACTCACACCGAAACCCTCATGTCAGGTTTCAAGTTTTGCACATTTCCCAGCAAATTTGAGGTGCGTGACCACTGTTTCCCTCTCTCTTGCCCAATCCCAACCAAGGACACGCACGGGGAGGGCTTGCTGTACCCTTGAGTCAGCAGCTCAGGAAATAGGCTGTCCTGCGCCAGGTTGGAAGGTCATTGCCACTCATCCTTCCTCCCCAGTGTCCACTTCCCTCTCCCCGAGCCCCTGTACCAGCAGCTGCTCGCCAGCCCATTCCTGCCACTGCAAACACGCGGCAGGAGGTGCTCCGGAGCAatgccccctccttccctcgcTGCAAGCTGAAAGCATCGGAGTTATCATACACTTAACCTGGGTATTAAGCAACGTCTCCCATTTGCCCTGGCGTTATCCCGAGCCTACAGACTGCCAGCTTTAAGGCTTATGTGCCTTTCGGCTTAAATATGAGAAATAGTTCTACTGTAGCCTGACAAAACAGAACGGGTATTGAACGGCCAGTTAATATTTCGGTCTCGGAGGA
It encodes:
- the PROX1 gene encoding prospero homeobox protein 1 isoform X1, producing MPDHDSTALLSRQTKRRRVDIGVKRTVGTASAFFAKARATFFSAMNPQGSEQDVEYSVVQHADGEKSNVLRKLLKRANSYEDAMMPFPGATIISQLLKNNMNKNGGTEPSFQASGLSSTGSEVHQEDVCSNSSRDSPQECLSPFGRPTMSQFDVDRLCDEHLRAKRARVENIIRGMSHSPSVALRGNENEREIAPQSVSPRESYRENKRKQKLPQQQQQSFQQLVSARKEQKREERRQLKQQLEDMQKQLRQLQEKFYQIYDSTDSENDEDGNLSEDSMRSETMDARAGDSVGRSDNEMCELDPGQFIDRARALIREQEIAENKPKREGPKEKEQGPNAFHPEGKHLAETLKQELNTAMSQVVDTVVKVFSSKPSRQLPQVFPPLQIPQARFAVNGENHNFHTANQRLQCFGDVIIPNPLDTFGSVPMPGATDQTEALPLVVRKNSSDQSASAPPAGGHHASLHQSPLSATAGFSTSSFRHPFPLPLMAYPFQSPLGAPSASFPGKERASPESLDLTRETTSLRTKMSSHHMNHHPCSPAHPPSAAEGLSLSLIKSECGDLQDMSEISPYSGSAMQEGLSPNHLKKAKLMFFYTRYPSSNMLKTYFSDVKFNRCITSQLIKWFSNFREFYYIQMEKYARQAINDGVTSTEELSITRDCELYRALNMHYNKANDFEQVPERFLEVAQITLREFFNAIIAGKDVDPSWKKAIYKVICKLDSEVPEIFKSPNCLQELLHE
- the PROX1 gene encoding prospero homeobox protein 1 isoform X2, whose protein sequence is MPDHDSTALLSRQTKRRRVDIGVKRTVGTASAFFAKARATFFSAMNPQGSEQDVEYSVVQHADGEKSNVLRKLLKRANSYEDAMMPFPGATIISQLLKNNMNKNGGTEPSFQASGLSSTGSEVHQEDVCSNSSRDSPQECLSPFGRPTMSQFDVDRLCDEHLRAKRARVENIIRGMSHSPSVALRGNENEREIAPQSVSPRESYRENKRKQKLPQQQQQSFQQLVSARKEQKREERRQLKQQLEDMQKQLRQLQEKFYQIYDSTDSENDEDGNLSEDSMRSETMDARAGDSVGRSDNEMCELDPGQFIDRARALIREQEIAENKPKREGPKEKEQGPNAFHPEGKHLAETLKQELNTAMSQVVDTVVKVFSSKPSRQLPQVFPPLQIPQARFAVNGENHNFHTANQRLQCFGDVIIPNPLDTFGSVPMPGATDQTEALPLVVRKNSSDQSASAPPAGGHHASLHQSPLSATAGFSTSSFRHPFPLPLMAYPFQSPLGAPSASFPGKERASPESLDLTRETTSLRTKMSSHHMNHHPCSPAHPPSAAEGLSLSLIKSECGDLQDMSEISPYSGSAMQEGLSPNHLKKAKLMFFYTRYPSSNMLKTYFSDVKFNRCITSQLIKWFSNFREFYYIQMEKYARQAINDGVTSTEELSITRDCELYRALNMHYNKANDFEVPERFLEVAQITLREFFNAIIAGKDVDPSWKKAIYKVICKLDSEVPEIFKSPNCLQELLHE